The segment ACGTTGTCGGGGCCCGCGAGCAGGCAGAAGAACACCGCGAAGCCGATCCCGTAGCCGGACAGGCCCGGTCGCATCGCAAGGAACGCGCCGAAGCCGAGCACCGGCGCGAGCGCCGCGCACAGCAGCGGAAAGCCGTCGATGTTCGGATACACGTAGCACAGGAACAGGTAGCCGACGAGCGTCGCGAGCGCCGCGCCCGCGCCCATCTGCGCGACGAACTTCGGCGCGCGCGGCGACGTCGAGCTGAGCGCGCACGCGATCGAGGCGCCGATCACCGCGAGCGCGCCGCTCGGCCATTCCGACGCGATCCAGAAACAGCTCATCGCGCCGACCGCGACCACCGTGCGCAGGAACGTGAAGCCGACGAAGAACGTGTTGGTCTTCACCGCGTAGTGGGTGACCGAGCGCTCGAACGCGTGGTCGTCGTCGTCGAGCGACGCATAGGTGTCCGCGTAGCCGAGGAATTCGCCGACGAAGCGATACATCAGCTCGACGGCCGTATCGAAATCGAGCAGGCCGCCGGCCGCATGATCCTCGAGGTCGCGGCGCGACGCGCGCGCGGCCTTGGGCAGCGCGGTGTGGAGGCGGCGCAGCTCGAGCAGCGCGCCGGTCGCGCGCGCCGGCCCGCGCTTGAGCTCGCCATCGAGCGCGGCGAGCCGCTGCGCGAGTGCGTCGAGATGCGGTGCGAGCGCCGCGGGCACCGCGTCCGCCTGGCTCTCGCGCAGGCGCTTGACCAGCTGGTGCAGCGCATGGAGCCGCGTGCACGCATTCATGAATTCGCTGTTCAGCCGCGCGAGCCGGCGGCTGCGCGCGCGGATGTGCGGGTCCTCGAACGACGCGAACGCGCGGTTCGCCTCGAAGCCGACGATCTCGTCGACGAAATCGGCGAACTGGCGTTCGAACCCGCCGCGCTCGATGTCGCCCGCGAGCGCGCCGGACGCGAACGCGACGAACTTCGCGTGACGCGCGCTCAGCGAGCGCATCAGCGCGTTCGCCGAGCTGAGCGGCAGGACCAGCGCGCTGACGACGCCGGAACAGACGATGCCGAGCGCGACTTCCGCGGCGCGCGTCAGCGCGGACTGGAACAGCGTCTGCGGCGTCATCACCGACGGCAGCCCGATCAGCGCGGCCGTGTAGCCGGCGAGCACGAAGCCGTACCAGCGGAAGTGGCGGTTGCGCACCGCGAGCGCGATGCAGCCGCCGACCCACAGCGTGATGCCGGCCATGTACAGCTCGGGCTGCTGCGCGAACAGCCCGCCGAGCGCCAGCGCGGCGACGAGGCCGGCCGCGGTGCCGAGCACCCGGTAGAAACTCTTCGCGAACACCATCCCGGACAGCGGCTGCATCAGCACGAACACGGTCGTCATCGCGGTGCGCGGCTGCGACATCTCGAGCCGCATCGCGATGCCCATCGCGAGCAGCGCCGCGAACACGGTCTTGGCGAGGTGCAGCCAGATCAGCCCGTCGCTCGCGGCCCAGTCGCGCGCCGCCTGGCCGAGCGGATCGAGCCAGCGTCCCGCTCGTTGGAATCCGGCGGAAGGGGGCTCGATCGCAGGTTGTGGCTTCATGACAAGAGGGGACGCGCACTTCGCCGGGCGCGTTGCCGCAGCTCGGCCGAACGCGCCCGTTCGACTGGTGAGGCGCCGATTGTAGGAGCGCGGCGCCCGCGCATTAACGCAACCCGGGGGAAACGATAGTTGCAGCCGATGTAACAATGCATCGCATTCCGTGGAGGAAAATAGCGGCTCCGACACAGGTGGTTCACAGGAATGGATACGCTTCAAAACATGCGGGTGTTTACGCGCGTCGTCGAGACGGGCAGCTTCACCGCCGCCGCGCAATCGCTGAATTCGACGACGGGCGCGATGTCGCGCGCGGTGTCGGAGCTCGAGGCGCGGCTGCGCACCCGCCTGATGAACCGCTCGACGCGCCGCCTCGCGCTGACGTCCGCCGGCGAAAGCTATCTGCGGCGCTGCCGGCAGATCCTCGCCGACGTCGATCGTGCGGAAGAGGAAGCGAGCTGCGCGCACGAGCGGCCGGCCGGCGTGCTGCGCATGCACAGCTTCGCGAGCGTCGGCCATCACTACGTCATGCCCGCGCTGACGCGCTATCACGCGCAGTATCCGGACGTGTCGATCGAGCTGTCGCTGTCGCAGCGGATGCCCGACCTGTTCGACGGCACCAGCGACATGGCGGTCGTGACAGCGTCGTCGCTGCCCGATTCGGAACTCGTGTCGCATCTGCTCGGCTCGACCTTCAGCATCCTGTGCGCGTCGCCGGACTACGTGCGCCAGCATGGCGCGCCGGCCCGTCCGCAGGATCTTGCCGCACACCAATGCCTGACGTTGTGCACGCCCGCGTTTCCGACGCACGAATGGCTGCTAGAAGGGCCGGGCGGCGTCGAGCAGATCCACGTGACGGGGCCGGTGCAGACCAACACGGCCGAATCGCTCGCGCTCGCGATCCGCGACGGCATCGGCATCGGGATGCTGCCGGTGTATTCGTCGATCGACGCGCTGCGCGACGGCACGCTCGTGCGCGTGCTGCCGGACCATATCCTGCAGAAGATGAACGTCTATGCGCTGTATCCGTCGCGCCGGTTCGTCGACGCGAAAGTGCGGACCTGGGTCGAGCTGCTGCGCGCCCAGGTGCCGGACATGATCACGCACGACGTCGAGATGCTGGCGGCGCTCGGGCGGGAACAGCAGGCCGCGTGATCCGCGGCGTTGCGCTGCATGTGCGCGCGTCAGGCGCGCGCTTTGGCGATTTCCATCGTTCGGGCATTTCGCCCCGCATGCGCACTGCGGCGCATGCGGGGCGACGTGCGTGATGCTTACAGCGCCGGCTTCGCGACCGCGCCCGATTCCGCGCCCGCCGTGCCGGCCGGACCGTATGCGGCCGCGCCGGCCTTGCGTTCGGCGAGGCGCTTGGCGGCAAGACGCTCCTGCGCGGCCATGATGTCGTCCGGATAGTTGCCGGCGTCGCCGAGCGACGGGTTGTAGCCGACGGATTCAAGGTCGTACAGCTCCTGCAGCACCTGCGCGCGCGTGACGGGCGACTTCGCCGACTGGGCGAACGACAGGGTGGGCGCGGCAAGCAGGACGGCTGCGGCGGCTGCGGTGACGACGAGCGATTTCACGATTTCCTCCAGGATGTTCGATGCGGTCCGGCAATTAGCGAGTGGTCCGAACCGTTGACTGAAGTCTACGCAGCGCTCATGTGCGTAAAAACCCCGATTCCAGACAGGCTGCCTTCCAGAACGAGCAACATTGAAAGGCGCGAAGGAACGCATCGTGCAGGGGGATTCGAACGCGGGGCGGGCGCTGCCGCCGCCGGTTCATGTGCCGCATGCGGCGAAACAGGCACGCTCGCGCGCGCCTGTTTCGCCGTCGCCGGCCGGTTGCATCGGCAACGTTGCCGATGCGACCGGTCAGTCACGAACGGATCGCCGGAACATGCGGCGGACGTGACCGGCTGGCGGGATCAGCAGCCGATATTGCCGCCGCCCACCGAGGTGCCGAGCAATCCGGTGAAGCGCTTGTAGGTGTCGATGCGGTCCTGGCGCTCGGCCGCGTTGCCGCCGTTGCACTCGAGGGCGCCGTTGATCGAACGGATCGTTTCGCCGAAGCCCTGGCCGGTGCTCATCGCCTGATGCGGCGTCATCCTTCCGGCCCCCGATTGCGTCATCCAGAACCACAGGGCCGTTTCCCACGCAATCGCCGCATTGGTCGCGACCCAGTCCGGATTGCCGAGCAGGTCCAGACCCAATGCGATCCCTGCCGTCTTGTAGTTGTAGTCCCAGCTCAGCTGCATCGGGCCGCGGCCATAGTACAGCTTGCCGCCGCAGTTTCCGGTCGAGCAGTACTTGTCCCAGTTGGCCTGATTGACTTCCCGAATGTAGACCAGGCCGCTGGTTTCATGCGACACGTTGGCGAGGAACGCTGCCGCTTCCTGCCTCGCCACGGCCTGATCGGGTTCGGTCGCGAACTCCGGATACTTCTTCAGCGCCGCGATCAGGCCGTCATAGGTATAGAACGCATTGCGCGTCGGGAACATCTGGTCGAAGGTGGCGCGGCTGACCACGAAGTTGCCGCCGCCCGCAGGCGGCGGCGACCCGGCGTCGCACGTAGTCGGGGCCCAATACCAGGAGCTGATCGTCGGATCGGTGCCGTCGCTGCCGTTGCTGCCGACGTTCACCACTTTGTAGAACCGGCCATTGGCTTGATAGAGCACGATTGCGCCGAGCGGATAGTTGACGCCGCGCGTCCATGCCGTGTACTGGCAACCGGCGAGCGCGGCGCCTTGAACGGGCGCGGCCGTCTGTGCGCCGGCTTGCCCGACGCTGCCCAGCAATCCCGCCAGGATGCACGCGAGGATGGTCTTGATTTTCATGAGCATAGCCCTCTTGAAATTTGGGAGAGAAATTTTTGAATCGGTTGTTTAGTCGTAAATGCCGATTGTTTATTCGCGCGTGCTTTGCCTTGCAGGAGATTTCTCTGCGCGAGCGAAACGAAAATCGGCTGACCTGGCAACCGCGCATCGCGGCTTGGCGAGCAGCCCGTTCTTGAATTGCAAAAACTCGCAATCGAGCGCTGATGCCATTTCAGAAAATGAATCGCGATGCAGAGCCAATATAATCACAAATTTAATTACTTAATTATTAATGTGATTTATTTGATATTTCTAGGATGTTTTTGTTGCTGGATTTGGATTGGAATTGCTGTAAATGTGGAAGAGATAATTGCATTGCCGGCGGTTAATGTTCTCTGACTTGCCGGTGCGCCGTCGACCGCTCGAGTCTGCGACGAAAAAAAGCCCGCCATGGCAGGCGGGCTCCGGGAGTCCCTCGCACCGAAGCGCAAGGAACTCGGGACGGCGCGCGTATCGGACGCGCAGTGGTGCGCGCGGCCGATACGCGACGGCGCTCAGAAGCGCGTGCGCATGCCGATCGTGCCGACGATCTGGTTCGGCGTGCTCGACGCGCCGCCCGACCCGTTGATGAACGCCTGGTAGCCGCGGCCGGACGCATGCTGGTACATCGCTTCCGCATAGACGTCGGTGCGGCGCGACAGCTTGTAGACGGCCTGCAGGTCGACCTGGTGCCACTTCGGGTCGTTGCCGTGCTTGCTGTCCGGGTTCGACACGCTGGCGTCCGTGTACACGTACGCCGCGCCGAGGCTGAACGCCGGCGTCACCGCATAGCGGACGTTCACGTCGTAGTTGTTGAACGCGATCTGGCCGGTCGAGCCGAACGAGCCCGTGTTGTCGTATTGCGAGCGCGTGTACACGAAGCCGACGGTGGCCGGGCCGAACGCGTAGTTGATGCCGCCGCCATACGAACGCATGCGGTCCGAGCCGATCGACCAGCCGCCTTGGTTCAGGCTCTTCGCTTCGGCGGCGTCGGTCGCGCCGGGGCTCGCGCTCGTCGAACCCTTCGTGCCGTTCATCTGCAGGTATGCGCCCGCGAGCTTCAGCGGGCCGTTGGTGTAGCTCGCCGCGACGCTGTACGCACGGTTCGCGCCGAAGTTCGTCGCGTTCGAGAACGCGTACATCGCGCCGACCTTGAAGCCCGCGTACGTGTCGCTCGTGTACTTGACCGCGTTGTTGATGCGCAGCGAGTGGTTCAGGTTGTCGTTGTCGAACGGGTGCGCGAAGCTCGCGTCGCCGAAGTCGCCGGAGGTGGCCGACAGCGGCGCGACGAAGTCGACCATCGTGTCGTACTGGCGGCCGAGCGTGAGCGTGCCGTAGCCGCTTTCGCTGAGGCCGATGTATGCGTGACGGCCGAACAGCTTGCCGTCCTGGCCGAGCGAGCCGTTGTTGACGTTGAAGCCGTTCTCGAGCACGAACAGCGCCTTCAGGCCGCCGCCGAGATCCTCGGTGCCGCGCAGGCCGAAACGGCTGCCGTTGATCGTGCCGCTGGTCATGCGCCACAGCGAGGCGCCGCCGGCATTGTTGGTGTAAGCGATGCCGGCATCGATCAGGCCGTACAGCGTGACCGAGCTCTGTGCGTGCGCGAGCGGGGCGAACAGGGCGGCGGTGGCTGCGCCGGCGAGAAGGGTTTTTTTCACGTAAAGGCTCCTGCGTGTGGGACTGCGGACAAAAAGTTCGGCGCAAGTATAGGGACGCCAACGCGGAGATTTCGACGGTCCGGCGCGACAGCTCCGTTGCAGATCGAGCAAGAGTGCTTCACAAAACTGCCATGTATCGCGTTGCGCGCCCGCAGGGTGGCCGTGTCCGCGAGATGGCATCGGGACGGCCGATGGCCGATGCCGCGCGCTTGTCGCGCGGTTGCAACACGCCGCGTCCGGCCGGCCGGCGGTTGATCGGCGCGGCGCACGCGCGGAGAATGGGCGTCTCACGCCCTCGATCGGGAGACTGAAGATGACCAAGCCCAGCCGCCGTCCCTCCGTCAGTTCCGCCGTGTTCTATCGCGACCCGTGGGCCGCGCTCGACTGGCTCGAGCGGGCGTTCGGCTTCGCGCGCAGCGTCGTCGTCAGCGCGCCGGACGGCAAGCTCGCGCATGCCGAGCTGACGTGCGCCGGCGGCACGGTGATGATCGGCGGCGAATGGGCCGAGTTCGTCACGAGCCCGCTGGGCGTCGGCGGCAGGAACACGCAGTGCGTGCATGTGCATCTGGCCGACGGCATCGACGCGCATTGCGAACGCGCGAGGCAGGCCGGCGCGGTGATCCTGCAGGAGCCCGCCGACCAGTTCTGGGGCGACCGCACCTATCGCGCGCGCGATCCCGAACAGCATGTGTGGACGTTCGGGCAGCAGGTGCGCGCGGTGTCGGCGGAGGAAGCCGCCGCCGCGACCGGGCTGAAGATCGAAGGCTGGTCGTGACGGGCGGCGCCGACGCGCACCCGGTCGTTCCTTTCCATTCACGCGTCCGTTGCGCGCGCCGCGCGGCCGCTTCTTTCTGCCAGGACCCCGCATGAACCTGTTCAACGTACGCCTGCGCGGCCGCGACGGCCTGTTCACGATCGGCGTCGACGCGGGCCGGATCGCCCGCATCGACGCCCAGCCGGCGCCGATCGTGCCTGCGGGCGGCGCCGACATCGACGCGGGCGGGCGGCTCGCGATCCCGCCGCTCGTCGAGCCGCACATCCATCTCGACGCGGTGCTCACCGCGGGCGAACCCGCGTGGAACATGAGCGGCACGCTGTTCGAAGGCATCGAGCGCTGGGCCGAGCGCAAGGCGACGATCACGCACGAGGACACCAAGGCGCGCGCGCACACGGCGATCGGCATGTTGCGCGATCACGGCATCCAGCACGTGCGCACCCACGTCGACGTGACCGATCCGTCGCTCGC is part of the Burkholderia ubonensis subsp. mesacidophila genome and harbors:
- a CDS encoding chitinase gives rise to the protein MLGSVGQAGAQTAAPVQGAALAGCQYTAWTRGVNYPLGAIVLYQANGRFYKVVNVGSNGSDGTDPTISSWYWAPTTCDAGSPPPAGGGNFVVSRATFDQMFPTRNAFYTYDGLIAALKKYPEFATEPDQAVARQEAAAFLANVSHETSGLVYIREVNQANWDKYCSTGNCGGKLYYGRGPMQLSWDYNYKTAGIALGLDLLGNPDWVATNAAIAWETALWFWMTQSGAGRMTPHQAMSTGQGFGETIRSINGALECNGGNAAERQDRIDTYKRFTGLLGTSVGGGNIGC
- a CDS encoding DUF4148 domain-containing protein, encoding MKSLVVTAAAAAVLLAAPTLSFAQSAKSPVTRAQVLQELYDLESVGYNPSLGDAGNYPDDIMAAQERLAAKRLAERKAGAAAYGPAGTAGAESGAVAKPAL
- a CDS encoding porin, translated to MKKTLLAGAATAALFAPLAHAQSSVTLYGLIDAGIAYTNNAGGASLWRMTSGTINGSRFGLRGTEDLGGGLKALFVLENGFNVNNGSLGQDGKLFGRHAYIGLSESGYGTLTLGRQYDTMVDFVAPLSATSGDFGDASFAHPFDNDNLNHSLRINNAVKYTSDTYAGFKVGAMYAFSNATNFGANRAYSVAASYTNGPLKLAGAYLQMNGTKGSTSASPGATDAAEAKSLNQGGWSIGSDRMRSYGGGINYAFGPATVGFVYTRSQYDNTGSFGSTGQIAFNNYDVNVRYAVTPAFSLGAAYVYTDASVSNPDSKHGNDPKWHQVDLQAVYKLSRRTDVYAEAMYQHASGRGYQAFINGSGGASSTPNQIVGTIGMRTRF
- a CDS encoding FUSC family protein, coding for MKPQPAIEPPSAGFQRAGRWLDPLGQAARDWAASDGLIWLHLAKTVFAALLAMGIAMRLEMSQPRTAMTTVFVLMQPLSGMVFAKSFYRVLGTAAGLVAALALGGLFAQQPELYMAGITLWVGGCIALAVRNRHFRWYGFVLAGYTAALIGLPSVMTPQTLFQSALTRAAEVALGIVCSGVVSALVLPLSSANALMRSLSARHAKFVAFASGALAGDIERGGFERQFADFVDEIVGFEANRAFASFEDPHIRARSRRLARLNSEFMNACTRLHALHQLVKRLRESQADAVPAALAPHLDALAQRLAALDGELKRGPARATGALLELRRLHTALPKAARASRRDLEDHAAGGLLDFDTAVELMYRFVGEFLGYADTYASLDDDDHAFERSVTHYAVKTNTFFVGFTFLRTVVAVGAMSCFWIASEWPSGALAVIGASIACALSSTSPRAPKFVAQMGAGAALATLVGYLFLCYVYPNIDGFPLLCAALAPVLGFGAFLAMRPGLSGYGIGFAVFFCLLAGPDNVIAYTPEVLINNGIALVVAMLACSIVFAVVFPTHMPWLTGRIAHDLRRQVTLACEGASDGLAQRFQSSTHDLMAQLRTLLVRRTRQHRDALRWMLATLEVGHAVIDLRDEVQAFSAAKPPQTLRWTASIDAVLDTLPPFFDDPTPPRHARTLKSVNLAIRAAQHALVAWHAVPDERRRMQRIVGCLHFVRSALLDKDAPFNRHRH
- a CDS encoding VOC family protein, whose amino-acid sequence is MTKPSRRPSVSSAVFYRDPWAALDWLERAFGFARSVVVSAPDGKLAHAELTCAGGTVMIGGEWAEFVTSPLGVGGRNTQCVHVHLADGIDAHCERARQAGAVILQEPADQFWGDRTYRARDPEQHVWTFGQQVRAVSAEEAAAATGLKIEGWS
- a CDS encoding LysR family transcriptional regulator, coding for MDTLQNMRVFTRVVETGSFTAAAQSLNSTTGAMSRAVSELEARLRTRLMNRSTRRLALTSAGESYLRRCRQILADVDRAEEEASCAHERPAGVLRMHSFASVGHHYVMPALTRYHAQYPDVSIELSLSQRMPDLFDGTSDMAVVTASSLPDSELVSHLLGSTFSILCASPDYVRQHGAPARPQDLAAHQCLTLCTPAFPTHEWLLEGPGGVEQIHVTGPVQTNTAESLALAIRDGIGIGMLPVYSSIDALRDGTLVRVLPDHILQKMNVYALYPSRRFVDAKVRTWVELLRAQVPDMITHDVEMLAALGREQQAA